Proteins co-encoded in one Balearica regulorum gibbericeps isolate bBalReg1 chromosome 16, bBalReg1.pri, whole genome shotgun sequence genomic window:
- the PDRG1 gene encoding p53 and DNA damage-regulated protein 1 isoform X1, giving the protein MARDPAFVLRYLAEVEELAEDVLAARQQIVDLDVKRNRNREALRALQKDPEPDGKAMVCFGNMFIELPKAQTKEMLQKGLGFHTEHPTGGSASSSEPAVLLTPVPLVSDQEHLDEEINNLRKELRVKVNRLFEAQGKAELKGFNLNPMTAEEMKLINRILEG; this is encoded by the exons ATGGCGAGGGACCCGGCCTTCGTGCTGCGCTACCTGGCCGAGGTGGAGGAGCTGGCCGAGGACGTGCTGGCGGCACGGCAGCAG ATCGTGGACCTGGACGTGAAGCGGAACCGGAACCGCGAGGCCCTGCGGGCGCTGCAGAAGGATCCGGAGCCCGACG GCAAGGCCATGGTCTGCTTCGGGAACATGTTCATCGAGCTCCCAAAAGCACAGACCaaggagatgctgcagaagG GCCTGGGCTTCCACACCGAGCATCCCACGGGAGgttctgcctcctcctcagAGCCCGCAGTCCTCCTCACTCCTGTCCCGCTTGTCTCAGACCAGGAACATCTGGATGAGGAGATAAACAACCTCCGGAAAGAGCTGCGTGTGAAGGTCAACCGCCTCTTTGAAGCTCAAG GTAAAGCTGAGCTGAAGGGATTTAACCTGAACCCCATGACTGCCGAGGAAATGAAGCTAATCAATCGCATCCTGGAGGGCTGA
- the PDRG1 gene encoding p53 and DNA damage-regulated protein 1 isoform X2 encodes MARDPAFVLRYLAEVEELAEDVLAARQQIVDLDVKRNRNREALRALQKDPEPDGKAMVCFGNMFIELPKAQTKEMLQKDQEHLDEEINNLRKELRVKVNRLFEAQGKAELKGFNLNPMTAEEMKLINRILEG; translated from the exons ATGGCGAGGGACCCGGCCTTCGTGCTGCGCTACCTGGCCGAGGTGGAGGAGCTGGCCGAGGACGTGCTGGCGGCACGGCAGCAG ATCGTGGACCTGGACGTGAAGCGGAACCGGAACCGCGAGGCCCTGCGGGCGCTGCAGAAGGATCCGGAGCCCGACG GCAAGGCCATGGTCTGCTTCGGGAACATGTTCATCGAGCTCCCAAAAGCACAGACCaaggagatgctgcagaagG ACCAGGAACATCTGGATGAGGAGATAAACAACCTCCGGAAAGAGCTGCGTGTGAAGGTCAACCGCCTCTTTGAAGCTCAAG GTAAAGCTGAGCTGAAGGGATTTAACCTGAACCCCATGACTGCCGAGGAAATGAAGCTAATCAATCGCATCCTGGAGGGCTGA